A genomic region of Pseudopipra pipra isolate bDixPip1 chromosome W, bDixPip1.hap1, whole genome shotgun sequence contains the following coding sequences:
- the LOC135405482 gene encoding olfactory receptor 14J1-like, translating into MSNSSSMAQFLLLAFSDRRELQLLHFWLFLAISLAALLANGLILSAVACDHHLHTPMGFFLLNLSLTDLGCICTTVPKAMHNSLWDTRTISYMGCAVQAFFFYFFLSAEFSLLTIMCYDRYVAICKPLHYGTLLGSRACAHMAAAAWATAFLNALLHTANTFSLPLCQGNALGQFFCEIPHILKLSCSHSGYLRELGLIVFSVCLMFGCFVFIVFSYVQIFRAVLRIPSQQGRHKAFSTCLPHLAVVSLFVSTGAFSDLKPPSISSPSLDLALSVLYSVVPPALNPLIYSLRNQELKDAVRKMMTVFFEKQ; encoded by the coding sequence atgtccaacagcagctccatggcccagttcctGCTCCTGGCATTCtcagacaggcgggagctgcagctcctgcacttctggctcttcctggccatctccctggctgccctcctggccaatggcctcatcctcagcgccgtagcctgtgaccaccacctgcacacccccatgggcttcttcctgctcaacctctccctcacagacctgggctgcatctgcaccactgtccccaaagccatgcacaattccctctgggacaccaggaccatctcctacatgggatgtgctgtacaggcctttttcttttatttcttcctctcagcagagttttccctcctcaccatcatgtgctacgaccgctacgttgccatctgcaaacccctgcactacgggaccctcctgggcagcagagcttgtgcccacatggcagcagctgcctgggccactgcctttctcaatgctctgctgcacacagccaatacattttccctgcccctgtgccagggcaatgccctgggccagttcttctgtgaaatcccacacatcctcaagctctcctgctctcactcaggctacctcagggaacttGGGCTTATTGTGTTTAGTGTCTGTTTAATGTTTGGTTGTTTcgttttcattgttttctcctatgtgcagatcttcagggctgtgctgaggatcccctctcagcagggacggcacaaagccttttccacgtgcctccctcacctggccgtggtctccctgtttgtcagcactggcgCATTTTCCGACCTGaagcctccctccatctcctccccatctctggatctggccctgtcagttctgtactcagtggttcctccagcactgaaccccctcatctacagcctgaggaaccaggagctcaaggatgccgtaaggaaaatgatgactgtgTTTTTTGAGAAGCAATAA